GTTGCTTAGATGAACTAACTCGTATGTATGGGACAGTGTTTTGTGCTACTAGACCAATGTATCATTACTAttccaatatacattttatgaatTGATTGATGGACTGATAGATTTATGATGTTATGTTTTTGTAGGCATcaccaggaaaacaaaaatgtctttTGGGTTTTTTCAAATGCTGAGGAAGAAGAAAGAAGTgagttatttgtttgtttgttttttgtttttattattttctttagaaTGTTCTGGAGTAGAATGTctggaaggaaaataaaaaagggcaTGTGTTCATTATTTGTACTTGACAATTAATTAAGATAAGCACAGCCTACACAATTAAAGAATATTTGTATAAAGAGCAATTCTCAGACACACTGGGCTTCCAACGTATATGCTTTTCAAGAGTtgacaaaacatattttgaagtaaaatattttttacattattcatgttttattttttcagctaatTCCCTTAATTGGGTTTATGGCCATTGCAGCAACTGGTGCTACCACCGCCTCCATTTACTTCTTGATGACAAAAACAGACGTGATGTAAGAAGTTATTCTtgactgctgtttttttttgtgtgtatttaaattctAGAAGTTATGTGATTATGCAGTGTGAATAAGTCTTGCCGACTTGctgttttctattttgtttgttgattCTGCACGCACATTTCTCTTACCGAGACACAGGCAGCGCCTATCCTACCAGGAAACAAATccacatattttaattatagtcAAATTAAATAACGAACAATCGGAAGAGTTATCTAtgccaaaaaaaacacaaaggtatataaatattaaaattaattccTTTATGCCTGTTCAGTTGACCTTGACTGCTGTGGAGAAGTAGGGCAATGACACACAGTGGAGTAAATATCAGATAAAATAGCAGCCGccgtataataataataataataataataataataataataataataataataatgaattactCTGTTATATAacacgtttatttatttatttattcattcattctagTATTAACAAGTCTGGAAATCCTGAGCCATGGGACAACCTGGATCCTTCAAAACCCCAAAAggtattttaatgttatttttgatttttaaattagaGGTTCACTTTGTTTCTAATAATGGGTATTTTCTCAATTTATGTTTCCCTTTAAGCATAATCTGGGGGTATTAACAATTAGCTTCGTGggagaatattttacatttacaaaatctATGCACTTTCACAActtcataaaatacattatattgtaTGTGAGGGAAAATATAGTCTTGTGTcgtgtttcttttttgttttgtcctttCTGTCCTGTAGCTCATGACAATAAACCAGCAGTGGAAGCCTGTGGAGGAGCTCCAGATGCTGAAGAAAATGACCAAGTGAGGAAGTACCTGCCAGCCC
The genomic region above belongs to Amia ocellicauda isolate fAmiCal2 chromosome 4, fAmiCal2.hap1, whole genome shotgun sequence and contains:
- the coxfa4l3 gene encoding normal mucosa of esophagus-specific gene 1 protein, producing the protein MSFGFFQMLRKKKELIPLIGFMAIAATGATTASIYFLMTKTDVIINKSGNPEPWDNLDPSKPQKLMTINQQWKPVEELQMLKKMTK